From the genome of Triticum aestivum cultivar Chinese Spring chromosome 3B, IWGSC CS RefSeq v2.1, whole genome shotgun sequence, one region includes:
- the LOC123065539 gene encoding uncharacterized protein: protein MGRKLPALAPAGAAAAGRKRKGATLTTLAACKRPARAQVIGGWASLPTDIVGLITCRLLAGDGDGDVVDYIAFRAVCSGWRACTPTARDPTLRDPRLRPRGWVALCDGDAVRLDDACEIVFFHTRTARRLRVLLPELRQHRIVGFTDGLLILVHKRTTEVRVLHPFTRVVVDFPPLAPVYHAVVRRMKLLDMSAAICSSASSATSIAVVVWFLCTSVVLGADPGSDWAEVFMFGIPCPSKESSMPPPCLHTRSCSYTLLPDRNPSRILWWLLMLHILLIACIAIFYSWSLVEGCCSSSGTQLLVQRTSSLQAL, encoded by the coding sequence ATGGGGAGGAAATTGCCCGCTCTTGctccggccggggcggcggcggcgggaaggAAGCGAAAAGGTGCCACCTTGACAACGCTCGCCGCGTGCAAGCGCCCTGCGCGGGCGCAAGTAATCGGCGGCTGGGCGTCCCTGCCCACCGACATAGTTGGCCTCATCACCTGCCGGCTCctggccggcgacggcgacggcgacgtggTTGATTACATCGCCTTCCGCGCCGTCTGCTCCGGCTGGCGCGCCTGCACGCCCACGGCGCGCGACCCCACTCTGCGGGATCCCCGCCTACGCCCGCGCGGCTGGGTCGCTCTCTGTGACGGCGACGCCGTCCGCCTAGACGATGCCTGCGAGATCGTCTTCTTCCACACGCGCACGGCCAGgcgcctccgcgtcctcctcccgGAGCTCCGGCAACACAGGATCGTTGGCTTCACCGACGGACTCCTCATCCTCGTGCACAAGCGCACCACCGAGGTCCGCGTGCTGCATCCCTTCACGCGCGTCGTGGTCGATTTCCCGCCCCTCGCCCCGGTGTACCACGCGGTAGTCAGGCGGATGAAGCTGCTCGACATGAGCGCCGCGATATGCAGCAGCGCGTCCTCGGCGACCTCCATTGCCGTGGTGGTCTGGTTCCTCTGCACAAGTGTGGTGCTCGGCGCCGACCCGGGTTCAGATTGGGCCGAGGTCTTTATGTTTGGAATACCTTGTCCTTCCAAGGAAAGCTCTATGCCACCACCCTGTCTTCACACGAGATCCTGCAGCTATACCCTCCTCCCAGACAGGAACCCCTCGAGAATTCTGTGGTGGTTGCTCATGCTCCATATTTTGCTGATCGCCTGTATAGCGATTTTCTACTCGTGGAGTCTGGTGGAAGGATGCTGCTCGTCGTCCGGCACCCAGCTCCTGGTACAAAGGACTAGCAGTCTTCAGGCTCTATGA